From Streptomyces zhihengii, the proteins below share one genomic window:
- the hrpA gene encoding ATP-dependent RNA helicase HrpA — MSTSFADLQTALSGASLRDAHRLGRRLEGARRIRKPEARQAVLDEIAAEAEKSAARTARRAARVPAITYPEQLPVSQKKDEILEAIRDHQVVIVAGETGSGKTTQIPKICMELGRGVRGMIGHTQPRRIAARTVAERVADELRTPLGEAVGWKVRFTDQVDQDATFVKLMTDGILLAEIQTDRELRAYDTIIIDEAHERSLNIDFLLGYLAQLLPRRPDLKVVITSATIDPERFSRHFGDAPIVEVSGRTYPVEVRYRPLLEEDSDDADRDQITAITDAVEELMGEGKGDILVFLSGEREIRDTADALNKKQYRFTEVLPLYARLSHAEQHRVFQQHTGRRIVLATNVAETSLTVPGIKYVIDPGTARISRYSHRTKVQRLPIEAVSQASANQRKGRCGRTSDGICVRLYSEDDFLARPEFTDAEILRTNLASVILQMTAAGLGDIEKFPFIDPPDHRNIRDGVQLLQELGAIDPAEKDPKKRLTQLGRKLSQLPVDPRLARMVVEADRNNCVREVMVIAAALSIQDPRERPAEKQTQADQQHARFKDETSDFLAYLNLWRYVREQQKERGSSSFRRMCKQEYLNFLRIREWQDIYSQLRTVAKQMGFHVDDADAPEQSVHVSLLAGLLSHVGMKDVKETAGESGRGSGGRNEYLGARNAKFAIFPGSALFKKPPRFVMSAELVETSRLWARVNARIEPEWIEPLAGHLLKRTYSEPHWEKDAAAVMAYEKVTLYGVPIVVQRKVNYGRIDPETSRDLFIRNALVEGDWRTHHKFFADNRRLLTEVEELEHRARRRDILVDDETLFDFYDQRVPEHVVSGAHFDSWWKHKHREQPELLDFEREMLINEKAGAVTKDDYPDSWRQGRLKFRVTYQFEPGADADGVTVHVPLQVLNQVTSEGFDWQIPGLREEVVTELIRSLPKPIRRHYVPAPNYAGRFLDTAVPLQEPLTVTLARELQRMVGVPVSADDFDRSRVPDHLRITFRIVDERRRKLAEDKDLETLRLKLKPKARQALSAAAASSGPSGGSLERTGLTDWTIGALSKVFETRRAGQPVKAYPALVDEGATVGVRLFDSEAEQAQAMWRGTRRLIMLGIPVSPAKFASDRLTNQQKLALSRNPHGSVQALFEDCATAAADRLIADHGGPAWDEESFRKLFDKVRADLVDLTVRTVDRVQQILAAWQACERRLKATGSPTLLRNVADVREQLAALMPPGFVTLTGLGRLPDLMRYLVAADRRLQQMPTSVQRDTTRMEKVHEMRDEYAWLLEQLPQGRPVPRQVLDVRWMIEELRVSYFAHALGTAYPVSDKRIVKAIDALAP, encoded by the coding sequence ATGTCTACTTCCTTCGCCGACCTCCAGACCGCGCTGAGCGGGGCGTCGCTGCGCGACGCCCACCGGCTCGGCCGCCGTCTCGAGGGCGCCCGCCGCATCCGCAAGCCCGAGGCCCGGCAGGCCGTGCTGGACGAGATCGCCGCGGAGGCGGAGAAGTCCGCGGCCCGCACCGCGCGGCGCGCCGCGCGGGTGCCCGCGATCACGTATCCCGAGCAGCTGCCCGTCAGCCAGAAGAAGGACGAGATCCTGGAGGCGATACGCGACCACCAGGTCGTGATCGTCGCCGGTGAGACGGGCTCCGGCAAGACGACCCAGATCCCCAAGATCTGCATGGAGCTCGGCCGGGGCGTCCGGGGCATGATCGGCCATACGCAGCCCCGCCGCATCGCCGCCCGTACCGTCGCGGAGCGGGTGGCGGACGAGCTGCGGACACCGCTCGGCGAGGCGGTCGGCTGGAAGGTCCGCTTCACCGACCAGGTGGACCAGGACGCCACGTTCGTGAAGCTGATGACCGACGGCATCCTGCTCGCCGAGATCCAGACCGACCGCGAGCTGCGCGCCTACGACACGATCATCATCGACGAGGCCCACGAGCGGTCCCTGAACATCGACTTCCTGCTCGGCTACCTCGCGCAGCTGCTGCCGCGCAGACCCGACCTCAAGGTCGTCATCACCTCCGCGACGATCGACCCGGAGCGCTTCTCCCGCCACTTCGGGGACGCCCCGATCGTCGAGGTCAGCGGGCGCACCTATCCGGTCGAGGTCCGCTACCGGCCGCTGCTGGAGGAGGACTCCGACGACGCCGACCGCGACCAGATCACCGCGATCACGGACGCCGTCGAGGAGCTGATGGGCGAGGGCAAGGGCGACATCCTCGTCTTCCTCTCCGGCGAGCGCGAGATCCGCGACACCGCGGACGCGCTCAACAAGAAGCAGTACCGCTTCACCGAGGTGCTGCCGCTGTACGCCCGGCTCTCCCACGCCGAGCAGCACCGCGTCTTCCAGCAGCACACCGGCCGTCGGATCGTGCTCGCCACCAACGTCGCCGAGACCTCCCTGACGGTCCCCGGCATCAAGTACGTGATCGACCCGGGCACCGCCCGCATCTCGCGCTACAGCCATCGCACCAAGGTCCAGCGGCTGCCCATCGAGGCGGTCAGCCAGGCCAGCGCCAACCAGCGCAAGGGCCGCTGCGGGCGCACCTCCGACGGCATCTGCGTCCGGCTGTACTCCGAGGACGACTTCCTGGCCCGCCCGGAGTTCACCGACGCCGAGATCCTGCGGACCAACCTGGCCTCGGTCATCCTCCAGATGACCGCCGCCGGGCTCGGCGACATCGAGAAGTTCCCCTTCATCGACCCGCCGGACCACCGCAACATCCGCGACGGTGTGCAGCTCCTCCAGGAGCTGGGCGCGATCGACCCCGCCGAGAAGGACCCGAAGAAGCGCCTCACCCAGCTCGGCCGGAAGCTGTCCCAGCTCCCCGTCGACCCCCGGCTGGCCCGGATGGTCGTCGAGGCCGACCGGAACAACTGCGTCCGCGAGGTCATGGTGATCGCGGCCGCGCTCTCCATCCAGGACCCGCGCGAGCGGCCGGCCGAGAAGCAGACCCAGGCCGACCAGCAGCACGCCCGGTTCAAGGACGAGACCAGCGACTTCCTCGCCTACCTCAACCTCTGGCGCTACGTCCGCGAGCAGCAGAAGGAGCGGGGCTCCTCCAGCTTCCGCCGGATGTGCAAGCAGGAGTACCTGAACTTCCTGCGCATCCGCGAGTGGCAGGACATCTACTCCCAGCTCCGCACGGTCGCCAAGCAGATGGGCTTCCACGTCGACGACGCCGACGCCCCCGAGCAGTCGGTGCACGTCTCGCTGCTGGCCGGTCTGCTGTCGCACGTCGGCATGAAGGACGTGAAGGAGACCGCCGGCGAGAGCGGGCGCGGGAGCGGCGGCCGGAACGAGTACCTGGGCGCCCGCAACGCCAAGTTCGCGATCTTCCCCGGTTCGGCGCTCTTCAAGAAGCCCCCGCGGTTCGTCATGTCGGCGGAGCTCGTCGAGACGTCACGGCTGTGGGCCCGGGTCAACGCGCGGATCGAGCCGGAGTGGATCGAGCCGCTGGCCGGGCACCTGCTCAAGCGCACCTACAGCGAGCCGCACTGGGAGAAGGACGCCGCGGCGGTCATGGCCTACGAGAAGGTCACGCTGTACGGCGTGCCGATCGTGGTGCAGCGGAAGGTCAACTACGGGCGCATCGACCCGGAGACCTCCCGGGACCTGTTCATCCGCAACGCCCTCGTCGAGGGCGACTGGCGCACCCACCACAAGTTCTTCGCCGACAACCGCCGGCTGCTGACCGAGGTCGAGGAGCTGGAGCACCGGGCCCGCCGCCGCGACATCCTGGTCGACGACGAGACGCTGTTCGACTTCTACGACCAGCGGGTGCCCGAGCACGTCGTCTCCGGGGCGCACTTCGACTCCTGGTGGAAGCACAAGCACCGGGAGCAGCCCGAGCTGCTCGACTTCGAGCGCGAGATGCTCATCAACGAGAAGGCCGGCGCGGTCACCAAGGACGACTACCCGGACTCCTGGCGCCAGGGACGGCTGAAGTTCCGGGTGACCTACCAGTTCGAGCCCGGCGCCGACGCCGACGGCGTGACCGTCCACGTCCCGCTCCAGGTGCTCAACCAGGTCACGTCCGAGGGCTTCGACTGGCAGATCCCGGGCCTGCGGGAGGAGGTCGTGACGGAGCTGATCCGTTCCCTCCCCAAGCCGATCCGCCGCCACTACGTACCGGCGCCCAACTACGCGGGCCGCTTCCTGGACACGGCCGTCCCGCTCCAGGAGCCGCTGACGGTCACTCTGGCGCGAGAGCTCCAGCGGATGGTCGGCGTCCCCGTCTCGGCGGACGACTTCGACCGGTCCCGGGTCCCCGACCACCTGCGGATCACCTTCCGGATCGTCGACGAGCGGCGCAGGAAGCTGGCCGAGGACAAGGACCTGGAGACACTGCGGCTGAAGCTGAAGCCCAAGGCCCGCCAGGCGCTGTCCGCCGCGGCGGCCTCCTCCGGCCCGTCCGGCGGCTCCCTGGAGCGCACCGGGCTCACGGACTGGACGATCGGCGCTCTGTCGAAGGTGTTCGAGACCCGCCGCGCGGGCCAGCCGGTGAAGGCCTATCCGGCCCTCGTCGACGAGGGCGCCACGGTCGGGGTGCGGCTCTTCGACAGCGAGGCGGAGCAGGCGCAGGCCATGTGGCGGGGCACCCGGCGGCTGATCATGCTGGGCATCCCGGTCAGCCCGGCGAAGTTCGCGTCGGACCGGCTGACGAACCAGCAGAAGCTGGCGCTGTCCCGCAATCCGCACGGCTCGGTGCAGGCCCTCTTCGAGGACTGCGCCACGGCCGCCGCCGACCGGCTGATCGCCGACCACGGCGGTCCGGCGTGGGACGAGGAGTCGTTCCGGAAGCTGTTCGACAAGGTCCGCGCCGACCTGGTGGACCTGACCGTGCGCACCGTCGACCGCGTGCAGCAGATCCTGGCCGCCTGGCAGGCCTGCGAGCGCCGTCTCAAGGCCACGGGCAGCCCGACGCTGCTCCGCAACGTGGCGGACGTCCGGGAGCAGCTCGCGGCGCTGATGCCGCCCGGTTTCGTGACGCTGACGGGGCTGGGCCGGCTGCCCGACCTGATGCGCTATCTGGTCGCCGCGGACCGCAGGCTCCAGCAGATGCCCACCTCGGTCCAGCGCGACACCACGCGCATGGAGAAGGTCCACGAGATGCGGGACGAGTACGCCTGGCTGCTGGAACAGCTCCCGCAGGGCCGCCCGGTGCCCCGGCAGGTGCTGGACGTCCGGTGGATGATCGAGGAGCTGCGGGTGAGCTACTTCGCCCACGCCCTGGGCACCGCGTACCCGGTCTCGGACAAGCGGATCGTGAAGGCGATCGACGCCCTGGCGCCGTGA
- a CDS encoding DEAD/DEAH box helicase, producing the protein MSTFSTDHAVMPESVEAVEATEAVEAEAAEAPEAPETTFADLGLPEGVVRKLAQNGVTTPFPIQAATIPDALAGKDILGRGRTGSGKTLSFGLPTLATLAGGHTEKKKPRAVILTPTRELAMQVADALQPYGDVLGLKMKVVCGGTSMGNQIYALERGVDILVATPGRLRDIINRGACSLEAVQVAVLDEADQMSDLGFLPEVTELLDQVPAGGQRMLFSATMENEISTLVKRYLTDPVSHEVDSAQGNVTTMTHHVLVVKPKDKAPVTAAIAARKGRTIIFVRTQLGADRIAEQLRDAGVKADALHGGMTQGARTRTLADFKDGYVNALVATDVAARGIHVDGIDLVLNVDPAGDHKDYLHRSGRTARAGKSGVVVSLSLPHQRRQIFRLMEDAGVDASRHIVGGAGAFDPEVAEITGARSLTEVQADSANNAAKQAEREVVELTRQLERVQRRAGELREEADRLVARAARERGDDPEAAVAEVTEAAEAEVAATPEPAPEPARDERPSFDRRDDRGNFERRERRDNDRGGFRRDNDRGGFNRDDRGGRSFERRDDRSSGGFRRDERRDNDRGGFRRDNERGGFNRDDRGGRSFERRDDRSSGGFRRDERRDNDRGGFRRDNERGGFNRDDRGGRSFERRDDRSSGGFRRDERPSGHRGSDRPFNRDRRDDRPSGGFRSGGDRHDRPYGRRDDHRGAGSGSGSFGGGRRDDKPRWKRNG; encoded by the coding sequence ATGTCCACTTTCAGTACTGATCACGCCGTCATGCCCGAGAGCGTCGAGGCCGTCGAGGCCACCGAAGCCGTCGAGGCCGAGGCCGCAGAGGCCCCCGAGGCCCCCGAGACCACCTTCGCCGACCTCGGTCTGCCCGAGGGCGTCGTGCGCAAGCTCGCCCAGAACGGCGTGACCACCCCCTTCCCGATCCAGGCGGCGACCATCCCGGACGCCCTGGCCGGCAAGGACATCCTCGGCCGCGGCCGCACCGGCTCCGGCAAGACCCTCTCCTTCGGTCTGCCCACCCTGGCCACGCTGGCCGGCGGGCACACCGAGAAGAAGAAGCCCCGCGCGGTCATCCTCACCCCGACCCGTGAGCTCGCGATGCAGGTCGCGGACGCCCTCCAGCCCTACGGCGACGTGCTCGGCCTCAAGATGAAGGTCGTCTGCGGCGGTACCTCGATGGGCAACCAGATCTACGCCCTGGAGCGCGGCGTCGACATCCTCGTCGCCACCCCGGGCCGTCTGCGCGACATCATCAACCGCGGCGCCTGCTCCCTGGAGGCCGTCCAGGTCGCCGTCCTCGACGAGGCCGACCAGATGTCCGACCTGGGCTTCCTGCCCGAGGTCACCGAGCTCCTCGACCAGGTCCCGGCCGGCGGCCAGCGCATGCTGTTCTCCGCCACCATGGAGAACGAGATCTCCACCCTGGTCAAGCGCTACCTGACCGACCCGGTCAGCCACGAGGTCGACAGCGCCCAGGGCAACGTCACGACCATGACGCACCACGTGCTCGTCGTGAAGCCCAAGGACAAGGCGCCGGTCACGGCCGCCATCGCCGCCCGCAAGGGCCGCACCATCATCTTCGTCCGCACCCAGCTCGGTGCCGACCGCATCGCCGAGCAGCTCCGCGACGCCGGTGTGAAGGCCGACGCGCTGCACGGCGGCATGACGCAGGGCGCCCGTACGCGGACCCTGGCCGACTTCAAGGACGGCTACGTCAACGCGCTCGTCGCCACCGACGTCGCCGCCCGCGGCATCCACGTCGACGGTATCGACCTGGTGCTCAACGTGGACCCGGCCGGGGACCACAAGGACTACCTGCACCGCTCGGGCCGCACCGCCCGCGCCGGCAAGTCCGGTGTCGTGGTCTCGCTGTCGCTGCCGCACCAGCGCCGCCAGATCTTCCGTCTGATGGAGGACGCGGGCGTCGACGCCTCGCGCCACATCGTCGGCGGCGCGGGCGCGTTCGACCCGGAGGTCGCCGAGATCACCGGCGCCCGTTCGCTGACCGAGGTCCAGGCCGACTCCGCCAACAACGCGGCCAAGCAGGCCGAGCGCGAGGTCGTCGAGCTCACCCGCCAGCTCGAGCGCGTCCAGCGCCGTGCCGGCGAGCTGCGCGAGGAGGCCGACCGCCTGGTGGCGCGTGCCGCCCGCGAGCGCGGTGACGACCCCGAGGCCGCGGTCGCCGAGGTGACCGAGGCCGCCGAGGCCGAGGTCGCCGCCACCCCGGAGCCGGCTCCCGAGCCGGCCCGCGACGAGCGCCCGTCCTTCGACCGCCGCGACGACCGGGGCAACTTCGAGCGCCGCGAGCGTCGTGACAACGACCGTGGTGGTTTCCGCCGGGACAACGACCGTGGCGGCTTCAACCGTGACGACCGTGGTGGCCGTTCCTTCGAGCGTCGTGACGACCGTTCCTCGGGCGGGTTCCGCCGTGACGAGCGTCGTGACAACGACCGTGGTGGTTTCCGCCGGGACAACGAGCGCGGTGGCTTCAACCGTGACGACCGTGGTGGCCGTTCCTTCGAGCGTCGTGACGACCGTTCCTCGGGCGGGTTCCGCCGTGACGAGCGTCGTGACAACGACCGTGGTGGTTTCCGCCGGGACAACGAGCGCGGTGGCTTCAACCGTGACGACCGTGGTGGCCGTTCCTTCGAGCGTCGTGACGACCGTTCCTCGGGCGGGTTCCGCCGCGACGAGCGTCCGTCCGGCCACCGCGGCAGCGACCGTCCGTTCAACCGCGACCGCCGCGACGACCGCCCCTCGGGCGGCTTCCGCTCCGGCGGCGACCGCCACGACCGCCCCTACGGCCGCCGCGACGACCACCGCGGCGCCGGCTCCGGCTCCGGTTCCTTCGGCGGCGGCCGCCGCGACGACAAGCCGCGCTGGAAGCGCAACGGCTGA
- a CDS encoding cytochrome c biogenesis CcdA family protein — translation MSDIGYLAAFLGGLLALISPCSALLLPAFFAYSVDTTGRLTARTCVFFAGLATTLVPLGAAGSFAGRLFYGHRDLLVAVGGWLIVALGVAQILGTGFASRRLAEVSGRIRPTTALSVYALGLVYGLAGFCAGPILGSVLTVAAISGSPVYGGLLLAVYALGMAVPLFVLALFWERYGLGRRRWLRGRELRAGRFRLHTTSLLSGLFFVLLGTVFLVFDGTTALPGLLSVDDSFAVEEWASGVGRAVPDWVLLTAVVVAVAVVLAVRGRRRPARDGA, via the coding sequence ATGAGCGACATCGGCTATCTCGCCGCCTTCCTCGGCGGCCTGCTCGCGCTGATCAGCCCGTGCAGCGCCCTGCTGCTGCCGGCGTTCTTCGCGTACTCCGTCGACACCACCGGGCGGCTGACCGCCCGGACCTGTGTCTTCTTCGCCGGGCTCGCCACCACCCTCGTCCCGCTCGGCGCCGCCGGGTCGTTCGCCGGGCGGCTGTTCTACGGCCACCGCGATCTGCTGGTCGCCGTCGGGGGCTGGCTGATCGTCGCGCTCGGGGTCGCCCAGATCCTGGGGACCGGTTTCGCCTCGCGCCGGCTCGCCGAGGTGTCCGGCCGCATCCGCCCGACGACCGCGCTCTCCGTCTACGCCCTCGGCCTCGTCTACGGGCTGGCCGGCTTCTGCGCCGGGCCGATCCTCGGCAGCGTGCTCACGGTGGCCGCGATCTCCGGCAGCCCGGTCTACGGCGGGCTGCTGCTCGCCGTGTACGCGCTGGGCATGGCGGTCCCGCTCTTCGTGCTGGCCCTGTTCTGGGAGCGGTACGGGCTGGGGCGCCGCCGGTGGCTGCGGGGACGGGAGTTGAGGGCGGGGCGTTTCCGGCTGCACACGACGTCGCTGCTGTCCGGTCTCTTCTTCGTGCTGCTGGGCACGGTGTTCCTGGTCTTCGACGGCACCACCGCGCTGCCGGGACTGCTGTCCGTGGACGACTCCTTCGCGGTGGAGGAGTGGGCCTCGGGCGTCGGGCGGGCGGTGCCGGACTGGGTGCTGCTGACGGCGGTGGTGGTCGCCGTGGCGGTGGTCCTCGCGGTGCGCGGCCGGCGCCGGCCGGCCCGCGACGGGGCCTGA
- a CDS encoding metallopeptidase family protein, translated as MLEMTREEFEELVAEALDRIPPELTRLMDNVAVFVEDEPAPDDPELLGLYEGTPLTDRGEWYAGVLPDRITIYRGPTLRMCETREDVVAETEITVVHEIAHHFGIDDARLHELGYG; from the coding sequence GTGCTGGAGATGACGCGTGAGGAGTTCGAGGAACTGGTCGCCGAGGCGCTGGACAGGATCCCGCCCGAACTGACGCGGCTGATGGACAACGTCGCCGTGTTCGTGGAGGACGAGCCGGCCCCCGACGACCCCGAGCTGCTCGGGCTCTACGAGGGGACCCCGCTCACGGACCGCGGCGAGTGGTACGCGGGCGTGCTGCCCGACCGCATCACCATCTACCGGGGCCCCACGCTGCGCATGTGCGAGACGCGCGAGGACGTGGTCGCGGAGACGGAGATCACCGTGGTGCACGAGATCGCCCACCACTTCGGGATCGACGACGCGCGGCTGCACGAGCTGGGCTACGGGTGA
- a CDS encoding metallophosphoesterase family protein, translating into MVRRRVGHTGPMARQAPSPHRPRRPVRSVLRALLRPGPAPAGPERAPHPWARALGMTAVVLVGAWLGLLIVGNVRTPVGPMDTTMTLRPSLTGGTKINVSPLGALRLDSHVAPLRLDVDVDRLDPARSQALVDNPERFSGLQDQVAADVLDGTTGLALRSCVAVVTGATALGLAVYRRPRRALAAGGLALALLAASATSAAATWNPKSVLEPKFDGLLTSAPSVVGNARSIVTEFDVYQKELARLVTNVTKLYDATSTLPAYAPDPDTLRVLHVSDIHLNPAAWHIIRSMVEQYRIDVIIDSGDTMDHGSAAENGFLDAIPGLGAPYVWVRGNHDSRTTQEYLSRMKNVHVLDDGRAVTVAGVRIAGSGDPQFTPDRTVVAQGDPAERMTGIRLASALRDQERAGTPVDIAVAHNPAAAAETDGTVPLVLAGHIHQRKNEVMKHGTRLKIEGSTGGGGLRAVQNEKPEKVRASVLYLDRGNRRLQAWDEVTLGGLGLTTAEVSRHVVEPPPPAPAPPATSSSPSP; encoded by the coding sequence ATGGTCCGCCGCCGTGTGGGGCATACGGGACCAATGGCCCGCCAAGCCCCGTCACCGCACCGCCCCCGCCGACCCGTCCGCTCCGTGCTCCGCGCCCTGCTGCGCCCCGGCCCCGCACCGGCCGGTCCGGAGCGCGCCCCGCACCCGTGGGCGCGCGCGCTGGGGATGACCGCCGTCGTCCTGGTCGGCGCCTGGCTGGGCCTGCTGATCGTGGGCAACGTCCGCACGCCGGTCGGGCCCATGGACACCACCATGACGCTGCGCCCCTCCCTCACCGGCGGCACCAAGATCAACGTCTCGCCGCTCGGCGCGCTGCGGCTCGACTCGCACGTGGCGCCACTGCGCCTCGACGTCGACGTGGACCGGCTGGACCCCGCCCGCTCGCAGGCCCTGGTCGACAACCCCGAGCGGTTCTCCGGCCTCCAGGACCAGGTGGCTGCGGACGTCCTCGACGGCACCACCGGGCTCGCGCTGCGCTCCTGCGTCGCCGTCGTGACCGGCGCGACGGCGCTCGGTCTGGCCGTCTACCGCCGGCCCCGCCGCGCGCTGGCCGCGGGCGGGCTCGCGCTCGCACTGCTCGCGGCCTCCGCCACGTCGGCGGCGGCGACCTGGAACCCGAAGTCCGTGCTGGAGCCCAAGTTCGACGGGCTGCTGACCTCCGCCCCCTCGGTCGTCGGCAACGCCCGCTCGATCGTCACCGAGTTCGACGTCTACCAGAAGGAGTTGGCGCGCCTGGTCACCAATGTGACCAAGCTCTACGACGCCACCTCCACGCTCCCCGCCTACGCGCCCGACCCGGACACCCTGCGGGTGCTCCATGTCTCCGACATCCACCTCAACCCGGCGGCGTGGCACATCATCCGCTCGATGGTGGAGCAGTACCGGATCGACGTGATCATCGACTCGGGCGACACCATGGACCACGGCAGCGCCGCCGAGAACGGCTTCCTCGACGCGATCCCCGGCCTCGGGGCGCCCTATGTGTGGGTGCGCGGCAACCACGACTCCCGCACCACGCAGGAGTACCTGTCCCGGATGAAGAACGTGCACGTCCTCGACGACGGGCGGGCGGTCACCGTCGCCGGCGTCCGCATCGCGGGCAGCGGCGACCCCCAGTTCACCCCGGACCGCACGGTGGTGGCCCAGGGCGACCCGGCCGAGCGCATGACGGGCATCCGGCTCGCCTCCGCCCTGCGCGACCAGGAGCGCGCCGGCACTCCGGTGGACATCGCGGTCGCGCACAACCCGGCCGCCGCCGCCGAGACCGACGGCACCGTGCCGCTGGTGCTGGCCGGCCACATCCACCAGCGCAAGAACGAGGTGATGAAGCACGGCACCCGGCTGAAGATCGAGGGGTCGACCGGCGGCGGCGGACTGCGCGCGGTGCAGAACGAGAAGCCGGAGAAGGTGCGCGCCTCGGTGCTCTATCTGGACCGCGGCAACCGCCGGCTCCAGGCCTGGGACGAGGTCACCCTGGGCGGTCTCGGGCTGACGACGGCCGAGGTCAGCCGCCATGTCGTGGAGCCCCCGCCCCCCGCGCCGGCACCCCCGGCGACCTCCTCCAGCCCCTCCCCGTAA
- a CDS encoding fluoride efflux transporter FluC codes for MSGEPVDPDGGLSVPAQRAEFTGTGRWAVLGAIAVGGAAGATARHGAEVLWPAPAGGFPWAVLGVNLLGCALIGVLMPLVAEDGRSAHPLVRPFLGVGVLGGFTTFSTYALGTVGLLEHGRPGPALLYAAGTAAGALLAVTAAARLTRAVLGRGAVR; via the coding sequence GTGAGCGGGGAGCCCGTGGACCCGGACGGCGGCCTGTCCGTCCCCGCGCAGCGGGCGGAGTTCACGGGGACCGGCCGGTGGGCCGTCCTCGGCGCGATCGCGGTCGGCGGGGCGGCCGGCGCGACGGCCCGGCACGGCGCCGAGGTGCTGTGGCCGGCCCCGGCGGGAGGCTTCCCGTGGGCCGTGCTCGGGGTCAACCTCCTCGGCTGCGCGCTGATCGGGGTGCTGATGCCGCTGGTCGCCGAGGACGGCCGCTCCGCGCATCCGCTGGTGCGGCCCTTCCTGGGGGTCGGCGTGCTCGGCGGGTTCACCACCTTCTCGACGTACGCCTTGGGCACCGTCGGCCTGCTGGAGCACGGCCGGCCCGGTCCGGCGCTGCTCTACGCGGCGGGCACGGCGGCCGGCGCGCTGCTCGCGGTCACGGCGGCCGCGCGCCTCACCCGCGCCGTGCTCGGCCGGGGGGCGGTCCGGTGA
- a CDS encoding DsbA family protein: MPSSAAPTPSRRPIAIGAGVLVAALLLGYASYSATKPSDAGPGGSSAVAESSAGPGGSSHPELLKLARRDAGDPLAAGRADAPVVMVEYADFQCGYCGKFARDTEPELMRKYVEDGTLRIEWRNFPIFGAESEAAARASWAAGRQGRFWQFHAAAYAEGAKEKGFGAARLRALAQEAGVADLDRFVRDTESEAAREAVARDQEEGYGLGATSTPSFLINGRPIAGAQPAGTFTEAIEAAAAEAGAGRAAGSGSSKQGEREAQGERDEQSGQDEQSRREAQDEQGEQGPR, encoded by the coding sequence ATGCCCTCGTCCGCCGCACCCACCCCGTCCCGCAGGCCGATCGCCATCGGGGCCGGGGTGCTCGTCGCCGCGCTGCTGCTCGGCTACGCGTCCTACTCCGCGACCAAGCCGTCCGACGCGGGCCCCGGCGGCTCGTCGGCCGTCGCCGAGAGCTCCGCCGGGCCCGGCGGGAGCTCCCACCCGGAGCTGCTGAAGCTCGCCCGCCGGGACGCCGGCGACCCGCTGGCGGCCGGCCGGGCCGACGCCCCCGTCGTGATGGTCGAGTACGCCGACTTCCAGTGCGGCTACTGCGGGAAGTTCGCCCGCGACACCGAGCCGGAGCTGATGCGGAAGTACGTCGAGGACGGCACCCTGCGCATCGAGTGGCGCAACTTCCCCATCTTCGGCGCCGAGTCCGAGGCGGCCGCGCGGGCCTCCTGGGCGGCCGGCCGGCAGGGCCGGTTCTGGCAGTTCCACGCCGCGGCCTACGCGGAGGGCGCGAAGGAGAAGGGCTTCGGCGCCGCCCGGCTGCGCGCCCTCGCCCAGGAGGCGGGCGTCGCCGACCTCGACCGGTTCGTCCGGGACACGGAGAGCGAGGCGGCACGCGAGGCCGTCGCCCGCGACCAGGAGGAGGGGTACGGCCTGGGCGCCACCTCCACACCGTCGTTCCTGATCAACGGGCGGCCGATCGCCGGCGCGCAGCCCGCCGGCACGTTCACCGAGGCCATCGAGGCGGCCGCCGCCGAGGCCGGGGCGGGCCGCGCCGCCGGGTCCGGCTCCTCGAAGCAGGGCGAGCGGGAAGCACAGGGCGAGCGGGACGAGCAGAGCGGGCAGGACGAGCAGAGCCGGCGGGAAGCGCAGGACGAGCAGGGCGAACAGGGTCCGCGATGA
- a CDS encoding fluoride efflux transporter FluC: MSWLLVVAGAAVGAPLRYLTDRAVQARHDSGFPWGTLAVNTAGSLVLGLLAGAAVSSSAYALLGTGLCGALTTYSTFSYETLRLAERGSPRAAAANVALSVAAGLGALYLGMEAARGLTG; this comes from the coding sequence GTGAGCTGGCTGCTGGTGGTGGCGGGCGCCGCGGTGGGCGCGCCGCTGCGGTATCTGACGGACCGTGCGGTGCAGGCGCGTCACGACTCCGGCTTCCCGTGGGGCACCCTCGCGGTGAACACGGCGGGCAGCCTGGTGCTCGGGCTGCTCGCCGGGGCGGCGGTCTCCTCGTCGGCGTACGCGCTGCTCGGGACGGGGCTGTGCGGGGCGCTGACCACGTACTCCACGTTCTCGTACGAGACCCTGCGGCTCGCGGAGCGCGGGAGTCCGCGGGCCGCCGCGGCGAACGTGGCGCTGTCGGTCGCGGCCGGGCTGGGGGCGCTGTACCTCGGCATGGAGGCGGCCCGCGGGCTGACGGGCTGA